The Polaribacter sp. KT25b genome contains the following window.
AAATGAAAAAGTTGAAGAAAATAAAACAAAATAGTTTTTTATTACTAGGGATTTTACTCTTTTTAAGTTGTAAAAAAGTAAAAACTGATGATGTTACAAGCAGAGTTGATGCACTTCCTTATTATAATGAAGCTTCTTTTACACCAAAATGGATAGATGTTAAAAGCGATGAATTAAAAACATTTCATAAAATTCCTGATTTTAGTTTAACAAATCAATATGGAAAAAACATCACTCAAAAAACATTTGAGAATAAAATTTATGTGACAGATTTCTTTTTTACAACCTGCCCAGGAATTTGCCCCATGATGACAAAAAATATGACTTTAGTGCAAGAAGCATTTAAAGATGATACTAATGTTTTAATGCTTTCACATTCTGTAACTCCGTCAATAGATTCTGTACTACAATTAAAGAAATACGCAATAGAAAAAGGTGTTGGAAAAAATTGGCATTTGGTTACAGGTGATAAAAAAGAAATTTACGATTTAGGTAGAAAATTTTATTTTGTTGAAGAAGATTTAGGAGAACCTAAAGGAATTGATGATTTTTTACACACAGAAAATTTTGTGTTAATTGATACAAATAAACATATAAGAGGTATTTATAATGGTTTAAATAAGAATTCTGTAGCTCAATTAATTGCAGATATTAAAACATTAAAAGAAGAATAGAAATTTTTTTATTTTGAGTTTGGTTGATTTGCTCCATCATTAATTTGATGGGGTTTTTTTTGATTCAATAAAAATTTTAATAAACTTTTTTTATTAAGTTTTTTTTAACAAAGACCAACACAAGTTTTTAAAAATACGAGCATCTAAACTCTTATAAAACATAACAAATAAATTAATTTAAAGTAAAATAACATGAAACGAAGTACAATTATTATAGCAAGTTTATTAACAATAGCAACCTTAACAATTTCTTGTAAATCTACAGCAGATGCTAAAGAAGAAAGAACAGAAAGATCAGGACAAAGAAAAGGTGGAGAACGCCCAAATTTAGAAACTATTTTTACAGAAATGGATGCTAATAAAGATGGTAAAATTTCTAAAAGTGAAGCAAAAGGCCCTTTATCACAAAGTTTTTCTAAAATAGATACAAATGATGATGGTTTTATTTCTAAAGAAGAATTAAAAAATGCGCCAAAACCAGAAAGAAATGAAAGACCAAGAAATTAAATAATAACAATTTAAAATAAAACAATGAAAAATCTAAAAACCATAATGTTTTCTGCATTAATAGTTACCTCGTTTTTATCTTGTTCTAGTGATGATATATCTGATGTTGATGCAGCGGCAGAAGAAGAAGAAATTGTTGTTGATATAGATGATACAGATTTTGAAGCTACAGATTGGACAACCGAAACTCATAGTAAAGACGCAGATCCAAATTTTGATGAAGTATTTGAAGATAATGCTGTAAAAAGATTAGATATTGTAATTACAGAAAGTAATTGGCAAAGTATGTTATCAGATATGACATCTATGTATGGTGCTTTTGGCTCTCGTAGAGGAAGTTTTTCAAATGATGATGAAGATCCAATTTTTGTACCAAGTGAAGTTTTTTATAATGGTAAAGAATGGTATAAAGTTGGTGTTCGTTTTAAAGGAAATTCAAGTTTAGTAAGTTCTTGGTCTAGTGGAATTTTAAAACTATCATTTAAATTAGATTTTGATGAGTTTGAAGATGATTATCCACAAATTGAAAATCAACGTTTCTACGGATTTAAGAAATTAAGTCTTAAAAATAATTACAATGACAAATCTAACTTAAGAGAAAAAGTTGCTGCAGATATTTTTAGAAATGCTGGTTTAGCAGTTTCTCATACAGCTTTTTATACTGTTTATGTTGATAACGGTAATGGACCACAATATTTTGGTTTGTACACTTTGGTAGAAGAAGTAGATGACACTGTTTTAGATGATCAATTTTCTGATGATAATGGAAATTTATACAAACCAGATGGAGATGCTGCATCTTTTGCAAATGGAACTTTTGATGAAGATGAATATGTGAAAAAAAATAATGAAGATGAAGCAGATTTTACTGATGTACAAAATTTACTAACAATTTTGCATGATGGTTCTAGAACTTCGGATGCAGAAACTTGGAGAACTAATTTAGAAACAGTTTTTGATACAGATGTTTTTATAAAATATTTAGCAGTTAATACGGTTATCCAAAATTGGGATACTTATGGTAGAATGACACATAATTACTTTTTGTACAACAATCCTGCAACAAGCAAATTAAATTGGATTCCTTGGGATAATAATGAAGCTCTACAAACAGGAAATCAAGGTGGTTCTTTAGCTTTAAATTTCTCTGGATTAAGTTCTTCTCAATGGCCTTTAATAGGTTATTTATATCAAGATGATGTATATAAAGCAAAATATGATGCTTATGTAGAAGAGGTTATAAATGGTGCTTTTAATGAAACTACAATTCAAGCATTATACACTAATTATGCTTCTTT
Protein-coding sequences here:
- a CDS encoding SCO family protein encodes the protein MKKLKKIKQNSFLLLGILLFLSCKKVKTDDVTSRVDALPYYNEASFTPKWIDVKSDELKTFHKIPDFSLTNQYGKNITQKTFENKIYVTDFFFTTCPGICPMMTKNMTLVQEAFKDDTNVLMLSHSVTPSIDSVLQLKKYAIEKGVGKNWHLVTGDKKEIYDLGRKFYFVEEDLGEPKGIDDFLHTENFVLIDTNKHIRGIYNGLNKNSVAQLIADIKTLKEE
- a CDS encoding EF-hand domain-containing protein; translation: MKRSTIIIASLLTIATLTISCKSTADAKEERTERSGQRKGGERPNLETIFTEMDANKDGKISKSEAKGPLSQSFSKIDTNDDGFISKEELKNAPKPERNERPRN
- a CDS encoding CotH kinase family protein, translated to MKNLKTIMFSALIVTSFLSCSSDDISDVDAAAEEEEIVVDIDDTDFEATDWTTETHSKDADPNFDEVFEDNAVKRLDIVITESNWQSMLSDMTSMYGAFGSRRGSFSNDDEDPIFVPSEVFYNGKEWYKVGVRFKGNSSLVSSWSSGILKLSFKLDFDEFEDDYPQIENQRFYGFKKLSLKNNYNDKSNLREKVAADIFRNAGLAVSHTAFYTVYVDNGNGPQYFGLYTLVEEVDDTVLDDQFSDDNGNLYKPDGDAASFANGTFDEDEYVKKNNEDEADFTDVQNLLTILHDGSRTSDAETWRTNLETVFDTDVFIKYLAVNTVIQNWDTYGRMTHNYFLYNNPATSKLNWIPWDNNEALQTGNQGGSLALNFSGLSSSQWPLIGYLYQDDVYKAKYDAYVEEVINGAFNETTIQALYTNYASLVEEYATSEVSGYTFLNSSSDFQSAVSTLKAHATSRKSVVTSYLN